GTTATATGAGCTAGAGCTCGAAAAAGCACAGAGTGCTGAAGCCGAAGCTCGAAAAAGCCAGGTTGGTACGGGAGATCGTTCTGAAAAGATCAGAACCTATAACTTCCCACAGGGTAGAGTAACCGATCACAGAATAAAGCTGACAGTTCACCAACTGGATGAAGTAATGAATGGTGACCTGCAAGAAATTATAGACAGCCTAATTGCAGCCGACCAGGCAGCAAAGTTGGCAAAGATGAACGAAGAATAGAGGCCTGGTCGGCTTCCGACCCAGGCAGCAAAGTTGGCAAAGATGAACGAAGAATAGAGGCCTGGTCGGCTTCCGACCCAGGCAGCAAAGTTGGCAAAGATGAACGAAGAATAGAGGCCTGGTCGGCTTCCGACCCAAGCTGCTAAGTTGGCAAAGATGAACGAAGAATAGAGGCCTGGTCGGCTTCCGACCCAAGCTGCTAAATTGGCAAAGATGAATGAAGTGTAAATGCTTGATCGGCTTCCGATCAGCTAAACTTGCGAAAATGAAGTTGTATTAGTTTTATAATAGTGGAATTAACGATATGAGGATTTGTAAATATGGGACAGAAAAGCATTATAAGTAGTACTAGTAACAGTCAAATGAAAAACCTGACTCTTTTACAGAAGAAACCCAGAGCCAGAGAAGAGCAGGGGATTTTTGTTATCGAAGGTACTAAGATGTTTGAGGAAGCAAGAAATGCGAAGCTTCTTCAGAAAGCATATGTATCAGAAACCTATTATAGGAATCAGATTGCGGAAGATCCGAATTATTTTGATAATCTTGACTATGAAATTATCACTGATTCTGTACTGAAGGAGGTTTCTGATACGAAGACTCCTCAGGGAATTATGGGAACAGTAAAAATGGCTGAGTACAGCTTAGAGAACTTATTGCAGGCAGAGGATGCCTGCCTTTTGGTTTTGGAAGATATCAGAGACCCAGGAAATCTGGGAACCATGATTAGAACTGCTGAGGGTGCAGGTATTACCGGAGTCATTTTCAATGAATCAACCGTAGATATCTATAATCCTAAGGTGATACGTGCCACCATGGGATCCATATATCGTGTGCCATTTTATCGGACAAATCAGCTTATAGATACCTTGATGCTGATAAAAAACTATGGAATCACTATATTTGCAGCGCATTTACTAGGAGCAGCCTATGATACCGAAGGGTGCTTTCTTAAGAAATGTGCTTTTTTAATCGGAAATGAAGCAAATGGTCTTTCTGAAGAAACCTCTGCCATGGCTGATTCATTGATTCGAATACCAATGGCAGGAAAGGTAGAATCCTTAAATGCTGCTGTAGCGGCGGCTATATTAATGTATGAAGCGGCAAGGCAGCGAAATAAGCAGAGGGATAGTGAGACTAATATTAAAAGATGATTAGAATATACCAGGTTCTATTGTATTATGCTAATGTGTATAGTAAAATGTAGGCAACAAATAGTTTTCGGACAATAAGAATTCGATGATTGTAGTATTGATTCATCGACACTGTTTGAAAGGAGCATGAAAGGAGAGGGGGAATAAGAATGAATTCGATTTATTGGCTGATTGTTCTGGCAATACTAATATTTATCGAAATCATAACCCTGGGGCTTACTACAATATGGTTTGCCGGTGGAGCGCTGATTGCTTTTATCGTATCATTGTTTTATGACAATCTTATAGTAGAAATTATTCTGTTCATAATAGTTTCTCTGGCTTTATTATATTTTACCAGACCAGTTGTCATAAAGTATTTCAATCCTAAAAGAGTAAAGACGAATTATGAAGGGGTAATCGGTAAATGCGCTAAGGTAATTATTCCAGTTGACAATATGAGTGCAACTGGGTTGGTTGTCGTTGATGGTCAGGAATGGTCAGCAAAATCTCTTGATGGAAGTATCATTGAGAAAGACAGTAAGGTCAAGATTCAAGGAATATCAGGAGTAAAATTGATTGTGTCATTGATGGAGGAGGAGTAAAGATGAATCCAATTATTTTAATTATCATTTTAGCCTTTATTATACTTGTTGTATTAGCATCCTGTGTTAAAATTGTTCCTCAAGCACACGCTTATGTTGTTGAACGATTAGGTGGCTATCAAACCACTTGGGACGTGGGAATTCATATTAAAG
The nucleotide sequence above comes from Variimorphobacter saccharofermentans. Encoded proteins:
- a CDS encoding TrmH family RNA methyltransferase, whose amino-acid sequence is MISSTSNSQMKNLTLLQKKPRAREEQGIFVIEGTKMFEEARNAKLLQKAYVSETYYRNQIAEDPNYFDNLDYEIITDSVLKEVSDTKTPQGIMGTVKMAEYSLENLLQAEDACLLVLEDIRDPGNLGTMIRTAEGAGITGVIFNESTVDIYNPKVIRATMGSIYRVPFYRTNQLIDTLMLIKNYGITIFAAHLLGAAYDTEGCFLKKCAFLIGNEANGLSEETSAMADSLIRIPMAGKVESLNAAVAAAILMYEAARQRNKQRDSETNIKR
- a CDS encoding NfeD family protein, whose protein sequence is MNSIYWLIVLAILIFIEIITLGLTTIWFAGGALIAFIVSLFYDNLIVEIILFIIVSLALLYFTRPVVIKYFNPKRVKTNYEGVIGKCAKVIIPVDNMSATGLVVVDGQEWSAKSLDGSIIEKDSKVKIQGISGVKLIVSLMEEE